DNA sequence from the Ruminococcus albus 7 = DSM 20455 genome:
GTATGACAATATCAAGGTATCAGGCAGCACCTACCTCTATAAGGGCAGCGAGATAAGCCTTGAAGACCTTAAAGACACCTTCTCCATGGAGAAGATGAACAAGGATGTAGTCGCACTCATCGAGGATGACAACGCTACCCAGAACACTATGGAAGATCTTACCAATGCCTTCTCCGAAATGGGCAGAGAGTTCACCATAGAGGCTGCAGCAGCTGTAGAATCCGCACCCGAGTCAGCAGCACAGTGATATATGCTGGGACTTACTCTTGAGGGCGGCGCCAGCAGGACGATATACTCCTGCGGCATACTTGATGCGCTCCTCGAAAATGATATAATGGCAGACAGGATATTCGGTGTGTCCGCAGGTTCCGCATTCGGCGTAAGCTATGCCTCGCGTCAGCATGGCAGAAATTACAGGCTTGCAACAGAATTCATGCCCACCCCCGAGTATATGGGTGTAAAGCACCTCATAGACCCACGCAATAAAAGCTATTATAATCTCGATTATGACTATGACACTATACCCAACAAGCTGCTGCCTTATGATTATGAAGCCCTCGGCAGATACAAAGGGGAATTCTATGCCGTTGCCACCAATGTTGAAACCGGTAAGGCAGAATATCTCCGTGTCGATGAAAAGGACAGAAAATGGTACAAACTGCGTGCCAGCTGTGCCATGCCCCTGCTTTTCCCCGAGATTGAGATAGACGGCAAGCGCTATCTTGACGGCGGCATAGCTGACTCAATACCTTATAAAAAAGCACTGGAAACGGGCTGTGATAAGAATATAGTGATACTCACCCGCCCGAGAGATTACCGCAAGCACTCCGACAGCATGACAAAACTCTGTGCCGCGAGATACAGCAAATATCCCGCATTTGCCAAGGCTTTATCTACAAGGGCGGAGCGCTATAACAAGTGCGTCGATGAGATAATGGAACTTTCAAAACAGGGTAAGATATTCGTATTCACCCCAAAGACCACTTTCGGCGTTGAACGTATCGAGGGCGACCCCCATAAACTGAAAAAGCTCTACACCCACGGCTACAAACACGCACTGTGGGCTATGGATAAACTGAAAGCATATCTGAAAAAATAGCCTTTGCATTATCCGGTCGGGCCACTCACAAACATTAAGATCCATAGAAGAGGTAAAAAATGAAATGGAAAACTGCTCTGCTCGCGGCAGGATCGTTGTTTGCGGGCATTAACGCATTTCTTGGCAACAGACAGCTCATCGTTGAAAAAGAAGTTATGTACAGCCGCAAACTGCCCGCAGCTTTTGAAGGCATGAAGGTCATGCTCATATCAGACCTTCACCGTAAAAAATTCGGAAAGGACTACGGTATACTACTCGATTCCGTAAAGGCGGCTTCCCCCGATATCATCATATTCGCAGGCGACCTTTACAGCAAAAACGAGGAAGAACTGGGCGGCAAGGTAAAGCTTATGAAGGATCTGGATGCCATAGCCCCCGTGTACTATGCCCCGGGAAATCATGAACTCCACCGTATTGAGGTGTGGGATGCCATGTACCATAAGCTTAAAAGCACAGGCATAAACGTGCTCAGGAACGAGATGGCAGTTGTGTGCCGCGGCAGTGACAGGATAAATATCTACGGCATACAGATACCGCTGAAATACTTCATCAACAAGGACGGCACCTACTGCAGCCTGCCCGTACCCGACAGCAGTACTATATCGAGATACCTTGGCGAAAGCGATCCCGATCACTGC
Encoded proteins:
- a CDS encoding patatin-like phospholipase family protein; the encoded protein is MLGLTLEGGASRTIYSCGILDALLENDIMADRIFGVSAGSAFGVSYASRQHGRNYRLATEFMPTPEYMGVKHLIDPRNKSYYNLDYDYDTIPNKLLPYDYEALGRYKGEFYAVATNVETGKAEYLRVDEKDRKWYKLRASCAMPLLFPEIEIDGKRYLDGGIADSIPYKKALETGCDKNIVILTRPRDYRKHSDSMTKLCAARYSKYPAFAKALSTRAERYNKCVDEIMELSKQGKIFVFTPKTTFGVERIEGDPHKLKKLYTHGYKHALWAMDKLKAYLKK
- a CDS encoding metallophosphoesterase encodes the protein MKWKTALLAAGSLFAGINAFLGNRQLIVEKEVMYSRKLPAAFEGMKVMLISDLHRKKFGKDYGILLDSVKAASPDIIIFAGDLYSKNEEELGGKVKLMKDLDAIAPVYYAPGNHELHRIEVWDAMYHKLKSTGINVLRNEMAVVCRGSDRINIYGIQIPLKYFINKDGTYCSLPVPDSSTISRYLGESDPDHCDLLIGHNPLFFEAYERWGADFVFSGHVHGGVIRLPIAGGILSPERRFFPKYTKGIYRLGKTVMAVSSGLGKFRINNPSQMMLLTLTGKKQPSKHSKGHAWDI